From one Bacteroides eggerthii genomic stretch:
- the lipA gene encoding lipoyl synthase, which translates to MTERVRKPEWLKISIGANERYTETKRIVESHCLHTICSSGRCPNMGECWGRGTATFMIGGDICTRCCKFCNTQTGKPMPLDPKEPVHVAESIALMKLSHAVVTSVDRDDLPDLGAAHWAQTIREIKRLNPETTVEVLIPDFQGRKELIDKVIEAQPEIISHNMETVKRISPLVRSAARYETSLEVLRQIAESGTTTKSGIMVGLGETPDEVEELMDDLRNANCQLLTIGQYLQPTHKHYAVAEYITPAQFAIYKELGLKKGFTQVESAPLVRSSYHAEKSTLYLQKRMK; encoded by the coding sequence ATGACTGAAAGAGTACGTAAGCCGGAATGGCTCAAAATCAGTATCGGCGCTAACGAACGTTACACCGAAACAAAGCGCATTGTAGAATCCCACTGCCTGCATACAATCTGCAGCAGTGGGCGCTGTCCCAATATGGGAGAATGTTGGGGAAGAGGTACAGCCACTTTCATGATAGGCGGAGACATCTGTACCCGTTGCTGCAAATTCTGCAATACGCAAACTGGCAAACCTATGCCCTTGGATCCGAAAGAACCCGTACACGTAGCCGAATCTATCGCCTTAATGAAGCTCTCTCATGCCGTTGTCACTTCTGTGGACAGGGATGACCTGCCGGATCTTGGTGCAGCTCATTGGGCGCAAACGATTCGTGAAATCAAACGCCTCAACCCCGAAACGACTGTTGAAGTATTAATTCCCGACTTTCAGGGCAGAAAAGAGCTGATAGATAAAGTAATCGAAGCCCAACCGGAAATAATCTCCCATAATATGGAAACAGTGAAACGTATCAGTCCACTGGTACGGAGCGCAGCCCGCTATGAAACAAGCCTTGAAGTGCTGCGACAAATAGCAGAAAGCGGTACCACCACCAAATCCGGTATCATGGTCGGTCTTGGAGAAACTCCGGATGAAGTGGAAGAACTAATGGATGACTTACGCAATGCAAATTGCCAGCTACTTACTATCGGACAATATTTACAGCCTACGCATAAACATTATGCGGTAGCCGAATATATTACTCCCGCCCAATTTGCCATTTACAAAGAGCTTGGATTAAAGAAAGGGTTCACCCAAGTGGAAAGTGCACCATTGGTTCGTTCATCTTACCATGCAGAAAAATCGACCCTATATCTACAAAAAAGGATGAAATAA